A single genomic interval of Streptomyces graminofaciens harbors:
- a CDS encoding SIMPL domain-containing protein, whose protein sequence is MTETINEPWGLSVLGAGSVRVEPQLVRVKLTVDVLEPLPDKAFQEAGASVARLREVLRGHGIPDASVSGSRLKLSSDHDGYGGDRKFLGYRCRASYVIETEALDDLQQLIVDAVEAGAHQIDSVEFDVRDKPALRDEARRSAVAAARRKAEVYAEAAGVPLGAVIHIQDVDAESYQFRQHRGHGGGGGSSSGDLAPGMVEVSAGVVLGFSLSR, encoded by the coding sequence ATGACGGAGACGATCAACGAGCCCTGGGGGCTCAGTGTTCTTGGTGCGGGCAGTGTGCGTGTGGAGCCGCAGCTGGTACGGGTGAAGCTGACGGTGGACGTGCTGGAGCCCTTGCCGGACAAGGCGTTCCAGGAGGCGGGCGCCTCGGTGGCACGGCTGCGCGAGGTGCTGCGCGGGCACGGCATACCCGACGCGTCGGTGTCCGGCTCCCGGCTCAAACTCAGCTCGGACCACGACGGTTACGGCGGTGACCGCAAGTTCCTCGGCTACCGCTGCCGTGCCTCGTACGTCATCGAGACGGAGGCGCTCGACGACCTTCAGCAGCTGATCGTGGACGCCGTCGAGGCCGGGGCGCACCAGATCGACAGCGTGGAGTTCGACGTACGGGACAAGCCCGCGCTGCGGGACGAGGCGCGCCGCAGTGCGGTGGCGGCCGCCCGCCGCAAGGCCGAGGTCTATGCGGAGGCGGCGGGCGTGCCGCTCGGCGCGGTGATCCACATCCAGGACGTGGACGCGGAGTCGTACCAGTTCCGCCAGCACCGGGGGCACGGCGGCGGGGGCGGCAGCTCGTCCGGCGATCTCGCGCCCGGCATGGTGGAGGTGTCCGCGGGTGTGGTGCTGGGCTTCTCGCTGAGCCGCTGA
- a CDS encoding NAD(P)H-dependent flavin oxidoreductase yields MDTALTRLVGVRHPIVQTGMGWVAGPRLVSATANAGALGILASATMTPAQLRDAVREVRSRTDAPFGVNLRADAADARERVRIIVEEGVRVASFALAPSRELIAELKDAGVVVVPSVGARRHAEKVAGWGADAVIVQGGEGGGHTGEVATTVLLPQVVDAVDIPVVAAGGFFDGRGLVAALAYGAAGVAMGTRFLLTSDSTVPEAVKAEYLAATVKDVTVTRAVDGLPHRMLRTEFVNALEAAGRTRALLHAVRRAAGFRRLFGLTWGRMVRDGLAMRHGKDLTWSQVLLAANTPMLLRSAMVDGRTDLGVMASGQVAGVIDDLPSCAELVERVMAEAVEIVGALSAGGASMRA; encoded by the coding sequence ATGGACACCGCCCTCACCCGGCTCGTGGGCGTCCGCCATCCGATCGTGCAGACCGGCATGGGCTGGGTCGCGGGGCCCCGCCTGGTCTCCGCCACGGCGAACGCCGGCGCCCTCGGCATCCTGGCGTCCGCGACCATGACACCCGCCCAGCTGCGGGACGCCGTACGGGAGGTGAGGTCGCGGACGGACGCGCCGTTCGGGGTCAATCTGCGGGCGGACGCGGCCGATGCCCGTGAGCGCGTCCGGATCATCGTCGAGGAGGGCGTGCGTGTGGCGTCCTTCGCGCTCGCCCCGTCCAGGGAGCTGATCGCCGAGCTGAAGGACGCGGGTGTGGTCGTCGTCCCGTCCGTCGGCGCCCGGCGGCACGCCGAGAAGGTGGCCGGGTGGGGTGCGGACGCGGTGATCGTGCAGGGCGGTGAGGGCGGCGGGCACACCGGGGAGGTGGCGACGACCGTACTGCTGCCGCAGGTCGTGGACGCCGTCGACATACCGGTGGTGGCGGCGGGCGGCTTCTTCGACGGGCGGGGCCTGGTCGCGGCGCTGGCGTACGGGGCGGCGGGCGTCGCCATGGGTACGCGGTTTCTGCTGACCTCGGACTCGACCGTGCCGGAGGCGGTGAAGGCCGAGTATCTGGCGGCCACGGTCAAGGACGTCACGGTGACGCGGGCGGTGGACGGGCTGCCGCACCGCATGCTGCGTACGGAGTTCGTGAACGCCCTGGAGGCGGCCGGCCGCACACGCGCGCTGCTGCACGCCGTGCGCCGGGCGGCGGGCTTCCGCCGGCTGTTCGGGCTGACCTGGGGTCGTATGGTCCGCGACGGGCTCGCCATGCGGCACGGCAAGGACCTCACCTGGAGCCAGGTGCTGCTCGCCGCCAACACGCCCATGCTGCTCAGGTCGGCGATGGTGGACGGCCGTACGGATCTGGGGGTCATGGCCTCCGGGCAGGTCGCCGGGGTGATCGACGACCTGCCGTCGTGCGCGGAGCTGGTGGAGCGGGTAATGGCCGAGGCTGTGGAAATCGTCGGCGCGTTGTCGGCGGGCGGTGCTTCAATGCGCGCATGA
- a CDS encoding CoA-transferase subunit beta: protein MSGVTRAEYCVVACAEAWRDGGEILASPMGLIPSLGARLAKRTFAPDLLLTDGEALLVGLDGTPEGWLPYRQHLTLVTSGRRHVMMGASQIDRYGNQNISCIGDWAQPKRQLLGVRGAPVNTLNNPTSYWVPRHSRRVFVEKVDMVCGVGYDRAAEHPGTARFHRIPCVVSDLGVFDFAGPDRTMRLASLHPGVTVGQVEEATGFDLAVPDEVPYTREPTAEELRLIREVIDPAGARGREVQG from the coding sequence GTGAGTGGCGTCACGCGCGCCGAGTACTGCGTGGTGGCCTGTGCCGAGGCGTGGCGGGACGGCGGGGAGATCCTGGCGAGCCCCATGGGTCTGATCCCGTCGCTGGGCGCGCGGCTCGCCAAGCGGACCTTCGCCCCGGATCTGCTGCTCACCGACGGCGAGGCGCTGCTCGTCGGCCTCGACGGGACACCTGAGGGCTGGCTGCCGTACCGACAGCATCTCACCCTGGTCACAAGCGGGCGGCGGCACGTGATGATGGGCGCGAGCCAGATCGACCGGTACGGCAACCAGAACATCTCGTGCATCGGCGACTGGGCGCAGCCGAAGCGGCAACTGCTCGGGGTGCGGGGCGCGCCGGTCAACACTCTGAACAATCCGACCAGTTACTGGGTACCGAGGCACTCCCGGCGGGTGTTCGTCGAGAAGGTCGACATGGTGTGCGGGGTGGGCTACGACCGTGCCGCCGAGCATCCCGGGACCGCCCGCTTCCACCGCATCCCCTGTGTGGTGTCCGACCTCGGGGTGTTCGACTTCGCCGGCCCCGACCGCACGATGCGGCTGGCCTCCCTGCACCCGGGCGTCACGGTCGGCCAGGTCGAGGAGGCGACCGGTTTCGATCTCGCCGTCCCGGACGAGGTGCCGTACACGCGAGAGCCGACGGCCGAGGAGCTGCGGCTGATCCGTGAGGTGATCGATCCGGCGGGCGCCCGGGGCCGGGAGGTCCAGGGCTGA
- a CDS encoding CoA transferase subunit A, protein MSDKTMTAEEAVGRLESGMTLGIGGWGSRRKPMALVRALLRSEITDLTVVSYGGPDVGMLAAAGRIRKLVAAFATLDSIPLEPHYRAAREAGAFELTEVDEAMFMWGLHAAANRLPFLPVRAGIGSDVMRVNPGLRTVTSPYEDGETFVAMPALRLDAAFVHVNRADRLGNGQYLGPDPYFDDLFCEAADTAYVSCERVVDTAELTKEAPPQSLLIKRHVVTGVVEAPNGAHFTSCAPDYDRDEAFQKVYATTPWPEFAARYLGGDEQAYRSAVREGA, encoded by the coding sequence GTGAGTGACAAGACGATGACGGCCGAGGAGGCCGTCGGGCGGCTGGAGAGCGGCATGACCCTCGGCATCGGCGGCTGGGGCTCGCGCCGCAAACCGATGGCGCTGGTGAGAGCACTGCTCCGGTCCGAGATCACCGATCTCACGGTCGTCTCGTACGGCGGTCCGGACGTCGGCATGCTCGCCGCCGCCGGACGCATACGGAAGCTGGTCGCCGCGTTCGCCACCCTCGACTCGATCCCCCTCGAACCGCACTACCGCGCGGCCCGCGAGGCCGGGGCCTTCGAGCTGACGGAGGTCGACGAGGCGATGTTCATGTGGGGGCTGCACGCGGCGGCGAACCGCCTGCCGTTCCTGCCGGTGCGCGCCGGCATCGGCTCTGACGTCATGCGCGTCAACCCCGGCCTGCGGACGGTCACTTCGCCGTACGAGGACGGGGAGACCTTCGTCGCCATGCCCGCACTGCGCCTGGACGCGGCGTTCGTGCACGTCAACCGCGCCGACCGGCTGGGCAACGGCCAGTATCTGGGCCCGGACCCGTACTTCGACGACCTGTTCTGCGAGGCGGCGGACACGGCGTACGTCTCGTGCGAACGGGTCGTCGACACGGCCGAGCTGACGAAGGAGGCACCACCGCAGTCGCTGCTGATCAAGCGGCATGTGGTGACGGGTGTCGTCGAGGCCCCGAACGGGGCGCACTTCACCTCCTGCGCGCCCGACTACGACCGGGACGAGGCCTTCCAGAAGGTGTACGCGACGACCCCGTGGCCGGAGTTCGCGGCGCGGTATCTCGGCGGGGACGAGCAGGCGTACCGGTCGGCGGTCAGGGAGGGCGCGTGA
- a CDS encoding enoyl-CoA hydratase family protein, whose amino-acid sequence MGVSTSSPEKGISVVTVDFPPVNALPVRGWFELADAVRGAGRDPSVRCVVLAADGRGFNAGVDIKEIQAAGQRALIGANHGCAEAFAAVYECEVPVVAAVHGFCLGGGIGLVGNADAIVASDDATFGLPELDRGALGAATHLARLVPQHLMRALYYTSRTATAAELHAHGSVWRVVPRAGLRAAAVELAREIAAKDGQLLRLAKAAINGIDPVDVRRSYRFEQGFTFEANLSGLADRVRDTFGEKGA is encoded by the coding sequence ATGGGTGTCTCCACCTCGTCCCCCGAAAAGGGGATTTCCGTTGTCACGGTCGACTTCCCGCCGGTGAACGCGCTGCCGGTGCGCGGCTGGTTCGAGCTGGCCGACGCCGTGCGCGGGGCGGGGCGTGATCCGTCGGTGCGGTGTGTGGTGCTGGCGGCGGACGGGCGCGGGTTCAACGCGGGCGTGGACATCAAGGAGATCCAGGCGGCGGGGCAGCGCGCGCTGATCGGCGCCAACCACGGCTGTGCGGAGGCGTTCGCCGCCGTGTACGAGTGCGAGGTGCCGGTGGTGGCGGCGGTGCACGGTTTCTGTCTGGGCGGCGGGATCGGCCTGGTGGGCAACGCGGACGCGATCGTGGCGAGCGACGACGCCACGTTCGGGCTGCCCGAGCTGGACCGGGGTGCTCTCGGCGCGGCCACGCATCTGGCCCGGCTCGTGCCCCAGCATCTGATGCGCGCGCTGTACTACACCTCGCGTACGGCGACGGCGGCCGAGCTGCACGCGCACGGCTCGGTGTGGCGGGTCGTACCGCGTGCCGGGCTGCGGGCCGCCGCCGTGGAGCTGGCGCGGGAGATCGCCGCCAAGGACGGGCAGTTGCTCCGGCTGGCCAAGGCCGCGATCAACGGCATCGACCCCGTCGACGTGCGCCGCAGCTACCGCTTCGAACAGGGCTTCACCTTCGAGGCCAACCTCAGCGGGTTGGCCGACCGGGTCCGGGACACCTTCGGGGAGAAGGGGGCGTAG
- a CDS encoding SDR family oxidoreductase: MELDGKLAVVTGGTRGVGAGIARAFVDAGAEVVICARTPPEAPLKGAEFASLDVRDPDAVEGFFDALPRLDILVNNVGGTPYRTLAEGDARRHARVLELNLTAPLTVSLAAYAHLRRARGAIVMVGSVSGSRPSPGSAAYGAAKAGLEHLARSMAVEWAPEIRVNTVVPGMVRTERAHLHYGDEDGIEAVARTVPLGRLARPADIGAAAVFLASDAAAYITGAALLVHGGGERPAFLDAATVNNGSGSSGSSGTGEGGMA; the protein is encoded by the coding sequence ATGGAGCTCGACGGGAAGCTCGCCGTCGTCACCGGCGGCACGCGCGGCGTCGGCGCCGGCATCGCCCGCGCCTTCGTGGACGCGGGCGCCGAGGTCGTCATCTGCGCCCGCACACCGCCCGAAGCACCGCTCAAGGGCGCCGAGTTCGCGTCGCTGGACGTACGGGACCCCGATGCCGTGGAAGGTTTCTTCGACGCCCTGCCCCGCCTGGACATCCTGGTCAACAACGTGGGCGGCACCCCGTACCGGACGCTCGCCGAGGGCGACGCCCGCCGCCACGCCCGAGTCCTCGAACTGAACCTGACGGCCCCCCTGACCGTCTCCCTCGCCGCGTACGCGCACCTGCGGCGCGCCCGGGGCGCGATCGTCATGGTCGGCAGCGTGAGCGGCAGCCGCCCCTCGCCCGGCTCGGCGGCGTACGGCGCGGCCAAGGCGGGCCTGGAGCACCTGGCCCGCTCGATGGCGGTGGAATGGGCCCCGGAGATCCGCGTCAACACCGTCGTCCCCGGCATGGTCCGCACCGAGCGCGCCCACCTCCACTACGGCGACGAGGACGGCATCGAGGCCGTCGCCCGCACGGTCCCGCTGGGCCGCCTCGCCCGCCCGGCCGACATCGGCGCGGCGGCCGTCTTCCTCGCCTCCGACGCGGCGGCGTACATCACCGGGGCCGCACTCCTCGTCCACGGCGGCGGTGAGCGCCCCGCCTTCCTCGACGCGGCGACAGTCAACAACGGCAGCGGAAGCAGCGGAAGCAGCGGAACAGGCGAAGGAGGCATGGCATGA
- a CDS encoding SDR family oxidoreductase — protein MRPGESTQRLSTQRLSAQRLSTQRLCEGRVVIVTGAGRGLGRAHALAYAAEGARVVVNDLGVGLDGTPDPDSPAARVADEIRAGGGEAVAHGGDIATTEGAASLVQTALETYGRLDTLVNNAGFLRDRMLVNLDEDDWDAVVRVHLKGHFLPLKHAAAHWRAETKAGRTPVARIVNTSSGAGLLGSVGQGNYSAAKAGIVGLTLVAAAELARYGVQVNAIAPAARTRMTERTFVQTMTAPETGFDTMAPENVSPLVVWLGSAASTGVTGRVFETEGGRITVMEGWRAGPGVDKGARWSPEEAGEAVLKLLAGAEKPGQVYGAL, from the coding sequence ATGAGGCCTGGCGAGAGCACACAACGACTCAGCACGCAACGGCTCAGCGCACAACGACTCAGCACCCAACGGCTCTGCGAGGGGCGCGTGGTCATCGTGACCGGCGCGGGACGCGGACTCGGCCGCGCCCACGCCCTCGCGTACGCCGCCGAGGGCGCCCGTGTCGTCGTCAACGATCTCGGCGTCGGCCTCGACGGCACACCGGACCCCGACAGCCCGGCGGCCCGGGTGGCCGACGAGATCAGGGCCGGAGGAGGGGAGGCGGTCGCCCACGGCGGCGACATCGCCACGACCGAAGGCGCCGCATCCCTGGTACAAACCGCCCTGGAGACGTACGGCCGCCTCGACACCCTCGTCAACAACGCCGGGTTCCTGCGCGACCGCATGCTGGTCAACCTCGACGAGGACGACTGGGACGCCGTCGTCCGCGTCCACCTCAAGGGCCACTTCCTGCCCCTGAAGCACGCCGCCGCCCACTGGCGCGCCGAGACCAAGGCCGGCCGGACCCCGGTCGCGCGGATCGTCAACACCAGCAGCGGAGCGGGCCTGCTGGGCTCGGTCGGCCAGGGCAACTACAGCGCGGCCAAGGCCGGGATCGTGGGCCTGACCCTGGTCGCGGCGGCCGAGCTGGCCCGGTACGGCGTCCAGGTCAACGCCATCGCACCGGCGGCCCGGACACGGATGACCGAGCGCACCTTCGTCCAGACGATGACCGCCCCCGAGACCGGCTTCGACACGATGGCCCCGGAGAACGTCTCACCCCTGGTGGTCTGGCTGGGATCGGCGGCGAGCACGGGTGTCACCGGCCGGGTGTTCGAGACGGAGGGCGGCCGGATCACCGTGATGGAGGGATGGCGGGCAGGGCCCGGCGTCGACAAGGGGGCACGCTGGAGCCCGGAGGAGGCGGGCGAGGCGGTACTGAAGCTGCTCGCGGGTGCGGAGAAACCAGGGCAGGTGTACGGCGCCCTCTAG
- a CDS encoding IS5 family transposase (programmed frameshift): protein MVERMVPDELWELFQWVVPPAPSRPQGGGRRRYGDREVLAAIIFVATTGCTWRQLPPVFGPSGPTAHRRFTEWTAARVWAKLHRVILDELGSRGELDWSRCAIDSVNMRALKGDLTGPNPVDRGKKGSKVHLITERTGLPLSVGISGANLHDSQALEPLVRGIPPIRSRRGPRRRRPAKLHADKGYDYDHLRRWLRKRGIRHRIARKGIESSTRLGRHRWTIERTMSWLGGCRRLHRRYERKAEHFLAFTAIACSLICYRRLAK, encoded by the exons ATGGTCGAGCGCATGGTGCCGGACGAGTTGTGGGAACTGTTCCAGTGGGTGGTCCCGCCTGCTCCATCGCGGCCGCAGGGCGGCGGTCGGCGGCGGTACGGGGATCGTGAGGTGCTGGCCGCGATCATCTTCGTGGCCACGACGGGTTGCACCTGGCGGCAGTTGCCGCCGGTCTTCGGCCCCTCGGGGCCGACCGCGCACCGGCGCTTCACCGAGTGGACCGCCGCCCGGGTCTGGGCGAAGCTGCACCGCGTCATCCTCGACGAACTGGGCTCGCGCGGAGAGTTGGACTGGTCACGTTGCGCGATCGACTCGGTGAACATGCGGGCCCTGAAA GGGGACCTGACAGGTCCGAATCCTGTAGACCGGGGCAAGAAGGGCTCGAAGGTCCACTTGATCACCGAGCGGACCGGTTTACCCCTCTCGGTCGGGATCTCCGGCGCGAACCTGCATGACAGCCAGGCACTCGAGCCGCTGGTGCGCGGCATCCCGCCGATCCGCTCCCGCCGCGGCCCGCGCAGACGCCGGCCGGCCAAGCTGCACGCGGACAAAGGCTACGACTACGACCACCTGCGCCGATGGCTACGCAAGCGAGGTATCCGGCACCGCATCGCCCGCAAGGGCATCGAGTCCTCCACGCGACTCGGCCGACACCGTTGGACTATCGAGCGCACGATGTCATGGCTGGGCGGCTGCCGCCGTCTGCACCGCCGCTACGAACGCAAGGCCGAACACTTCCTGGCCTTCACCGCCATTGCCTGCAGCCTCATCTGCTACCGCAGACTCGCCAAATGA
- a CDS encoding chorismate mutase: MTTSNTNEANTGRAAAAGEVDADVREELARLRDSIDNIDAAVVHMLAERFKCTQRVGHLKAAHQLPPADPTRESQQISRLRGLAESAKLDPAFAEKLLNFIIAEVIRHHERIADDTLNGTTETA; the protein is encoded by the coding sequence ATGACCACCAGCAACACCAACGAGGCGAACACCGGCAGGGCTGCCGCGGCCGGCGAGGTCGACGCGGACGTGCGGGAGGAGCTCGCACGGCTGCGGGACAGCATCGACAACATCGACGCCGCCGTCGTCCACATGCTCGCCGAGCGCTTCAAGTGCACCCAACGGGTCGGCCACCTCAAGGCCGCGCACCAGCTCCCGCCCGCCGACCCGACCCGTGAGTCCCAGCAGATCTCCCGGCTGCGCGGCCTCGCCGAAAGCGCCAAGCTGGACCCGGCCTTCGCCGAGAAACTCCTCAACTTCATCATCGCCGAGGTCATCCGCCACCACGAACGCATCGCGGACGACACCCTGAACGGCACGACGGAAACGGCCTGA
- a CDS encoding response regulator: MPSEAKILIVDDHEDTLYALESALAPLGHRLTRATSGDAALKEVLRGRIGLLLLDVRMPGVSGLDVVRHMRRVEQTRHIPVVLLTGFGPDTELTTTAFRLGVADLVMKPVDPWALRTKVRYLYDTHERSHALQREVRDLRARLGNHQRDGAGGRA, from the coding sequence ATGCCGTCGGAAGCCAAGATCCTCATCGTCGACGACCATGAGGACACGCTGTACGCCCTGGAGAGCGCCCTGGCCCCGCTGGGCCACCGGCTGACCCGCGCCACCAGCGGTGACGCGGCCCTCAAGGAGGTGCTGCGCGGCCGGATCGGGCTACTCCTCCTCGACGTGCGCATGCCCGGGGTCAGCGGCCTCGACGTCGTGCGCCACATGCGACGAGTGGAGCAGACCCGGCACATTCCGGTCGTCCTCCTCACCGGCTTCGGCCCCGACACCGAACTCACCACAACCGCCTTCCGGCTGGGCGTCGCCGACCTCGTCATGAAACCCGTCGACCCCTGGGCCCTGCGCACCAAGGTCCGCTACCTCTACGACACCCACGAACGCTCCCACGCCCTGCAACGCGAGGTCCGAGACCTCCGCGCCCGCCTCGGCAACCACCAGAGGGACGGCGCGGGAGGCCGGGCATAG
- the pepN gene encoding aminopeptidase N, translating to MSPMSVLTRDEAQARAKLLDVHRYQIALDLTRGDETFDSRTVIRFTARGKKKGTDTFVELKPAELRSVTLDGNHLDPDTLTGNRLPLKNLTEGEHELVVDAVMRYSRTGEGMHRFTDPTDDETYVYTQLFMDDVQRVFAAFDQPDLKAAFELTVTAPEGWTVLANSVTEQQDDGSWHAAPTPPISTYLVAVAAGPWHSLRTEHRGLPFGIHCRRSLAPYLDADADEILDVTRALYDRYHEKFEEPYPFDSYDQAFVPEFNAGAMENPGLVTFRDDFVYRSAVTDTERQTRAMVIAHEMAHMWFGDLVTLRWWDDIWLNESFAEYMGYQTLSEASRFTDTWTDFGIARKAWGYDADQRPSTHPVAPENVDDTAAALLNFDGISYAKGASALRQLVTWLGEKDFLEGINTHFARHRFGNATLADFIDSLADATERDVHAWADAWLRTTGVDTLTPKVTRGTDGTYTLTVDHTGSRPHRIAVGVYDQDLTDDQGSHLTLRERVELDVPQTAEQPIGKRPALLLLNDGDLTYAKVRFDADSFTTVTNSLSGLPDPLTRAVVWNVLRDAVRDAELPPTAYLDAARTHLPRETDLAVVEGVLTFATAQIAGRYLTPEQRPAALTTLTALCRDLIRRTEDGDNPGLRLIAVRHYIDVAAHPDTIATWLADGTVPGGPELDPELRWRVLARLAVLGATDETTIAAELDRDPSAAGQEGAARCRAALPDPQTKAKAWEEMFASDHLSNYLFIATAQGFWQPEQTEILGEYLERYWADAVALAARRGPAIADAAGRWAFPVYAVDPETLRLGERCLGQEDLIPALRRKLADQLDDLGRALKVREG from the coding sequence ATGTCCCCCATGTCCGTACTGACGCGCGACGAAGCGCAAGCTCGTGCAAAGCTCCTCGACGTCCACCGCTACCAGATCGCACTCGACCTGACGCGCGGCGACGAGACCTTCGACTCCCGTACCGTCATCCGCTTCACGGCACGCGGCAAGAAAAAGGGCACGGACACCTTCGTCGAGCTGAAGCCGGCCGAACTCCGCTCGGTCACCCTCGACGGCAACCACCTCGACCCCGACACCCTCACCGGCAACCGCCTGCCCCTCAAGAACCTCACCGAGGGCGAGCACGAACTGGTCGTCGACGCCGTCATGCGATACTCCCGCACCGGCGAGGGCATGCACCGCTTCACCGACCCCACCGACGACGAGACGTACGTCTACACCCAGCTCTTCATGGACGACGTCCAGCGCGTCTTCGCCGCCTTCGACCAGCCCGACCTGAAGGCCGCCTTCGAGCTGACCGTCACCGCCCCCGAAGGCTGGACCGTCCTCGCCAACAGCGTCACCGAGCAGCAGGACGACGGCAGCTGGCACGCCGCGCCCACCCCACCGATCTCCACCTACCTCGTCGCCGTCGCCGCCGGCCCCTGGCACTCCCTTCGCACCGAGCACCGCGGCCTGCCCTTCGGCATCCACTGCCGCCGCTCCCTCGCCCCCTACCTCGACGCCGACGCCGACGAGATCCTCGACGTCACCCGCGCCCTCTACGACCGCTACCACGAGAAGTTCGAGGAGCCGTACCCCTTCGACTCCTACGACCAGGCCTTCGTCCCCGAGTTCAACGCGGGCGCCATGGAGAACCCCGGCCTCGTCACCTTCCGCGACGACTTCGTCTACCGCTCCGCCGTCACCGACACCGAGCGGCAGACCCGCGCCATGGTCATCGCCCACGAGATGGCCCACATGTGGTTCGGCGACCTCGTCACCCTCAGGTGGTGGGACGACATCTGGCTGAACGAGTCCTTCGCCGAGTACATGGGCTACCAGACCCTCAGCGAAGCCAGCCGCTTCACCGACACCTGGACCGACTTCGGCATCGCCCGCAAGGCCTGGGGCTACGACGCCGACCAGCGCCCCTCCACCCACCCCGTCGCCCCCGAGAACGTCGACGACACCGCCGCCGCCCTCCTCAACTTCGACGGCATCTCCTACGCCAAGGGCGCCTCCGCCCTGCGCCAGCTGGTCACCTGGCTCGGCGAGAAGGACTTCCTCGAAGGCATCAACACCCACTTCGCCCGCCACCGCTTCGGCAACGCCACCCTCGCCGACTTCATCGACTCCCTCGCCGACGCCACCGAACGCGACGTCCACGCCTGGGCCGACGCCTGGCTGCGCACCACCGGAGTCGACACCCTCACCCCCAAGGTCACCCGAGGCACCGACGGCACCTACACCCTGACCGTCGACCACACCGGAAGCCGCCCCCACCGCATCGCCGTCGGCGTCTACGACCAGGACCTCACCGACGACCAGGGCAGCCACCTCACCCTGCGCGAACGCGTCGAACTCGACGTCCCCCAGACCGCCGAACAGCCCATCGGCAAGCGCCCCGCCCTGCTCCTCCTCAACGACGGCGACCTCACCTACGCCAAGGTCCGCTTCGACGCTGACTCCTTCACCACCGTCACCAACAGCCTCTCCGGACTCCCCGACCCGCTCACCCGAGCCGTCGTCTGGAACGTCCTCCGAGACGCCGTACGCGACGCCGAACTCCCCCCCACCGCCTACCTCGACGCGGCCCGCACCCACCTCCCCCGCGAAACCGACCTGGCCGTCGTCGAAGGCGTCCTCACCTTCGCCACCGCCCAGATCGCCGGCCGCTACCTCACCCCCGAGCAGCGCCCCGCCGCCCTCACCACGCTCACCGCCCTCTGCCGCGACCTCATCCGCCGCACCGAGGACGGCGACAACCCCGGCCTGCGCCTGATCGCCGTACGCCACTACATCGACGTCGCCGCGCACCCCGACACCATCGCCACCTGGCTCGCCGACGGCACCGTCCCCGGCGGACCCGAACTCGACCCCGAGCTGCGCTGGCGCGTCCTCGCCCGGCTCGCCGTCCTCGGCGCCACCGACGAGACCACGATCGCCGCGGAACTCGACCGTGATCCCAGCGCCGCCGGCCAGGAGGGCGCCGCCCGCTGCCGCGCCGCCCTGCCCGACCCGCAGACCAAGGCCAAGGCCTGGGAGGAGATGTTCGCCTCCGACCACCTCTCCAACTACCTCTTCATCGCCACCGCGCAGGGCTTCTGGCAGCCGGAACAGACGGAGATCCTGGGGGAGTACCTGGAGCGCTACTGGGCCGACGCGGTGGCACTCGCCGCCAGGCGAGGACCGGCGATCGCCGACGCCGCCGGGCGGTGGGCGTTCCCGGTGTACGCCGTGGACCCGGAGACACTTCGCTTGGGGGAGCGGTGCCTGGGCCAGGAGGACCTGATTCCCGCGTTGCGGCGGAAGCTGGCGGATCAATTGGATGATCTGGGGCGGGCGTTGAAGGTGCGCGAAGGGTAG